The nucleotide window AATCAGTTCCCAACCAATCCCTATGTCATTTCATGCTGCAATTCTACGTTCTGCTATCTCTGTGTAGTGAAAGTTCTAGAATGGTCGCACTGTCCCCGTTGTGATGCGACAGCCAATATAAAGGCTAGTCCATTGTACTAATATCCACTGTACCACTACTGCAGAACTACAAATTACTTAAGATACAGATGTATATAGTCCCATCACacatatattttttcacGTGACAAGACTTCTATCAAACTCATCAGTCCGCtctaaaatttcaaaaactaCCAACCATCACACACTTTGAAAATGTATGATTGCATTTAGTAAAACCATCAGTTTCCTTTATTGATCCAAGATATGGATTAATAGAAGTAACACGATAGCTCCCGATGTCCCTGCGTTATCATTCAATTACCAAATCGTTCCTCTTCACTTCTTCGATCCGAACATACTCAAATCTACCAACTGGATACACAAAACCACATGCATTATTGTTAAAATTAATAACAGAAGATCTCCCACTTACTTCAGAATctaaaaaatattttagaGAATACTGGAGAAAAATAATACCcgaaaatcaaattttacCAGAAAACACATTACTTAACACTATTCCAATTAAAACATTTGCCACGTTTATTCAAAactataaaaaaaaatcctCAACAGTAAGGGCAGCTTATAGAAAAGAGTTACTTCTAAACTACATAAAAAATCCAGAAAATGTAAGAAGCCTACTAACAAATTTGGGTTTCACTTTCAAGGAAAACTTCACTAGCGATGAGATACTGAGCATTTCTATCATGGACTCTTTGCGAACAGGAGATGTCAACATTGCAGCAGACCTTTATTTGTTATACTACAAACTATTTCCAAACGCACCACTCAATAAAAAACTTTGCTCCTATGTAATATCGGCACTGGCGtttgaaaatccaaaattcGATCACATTCATCTACTCAAATTTCTACTCCTTTacaaattattcaaatcatACAACACACACCTGTTACTTTCTGAAATACAAATTGTAACCCTTTGCAATAAAGCTCTTTCATTGGAAAATTCACCTATACTAATAAAAGAGGTTCTTAGCAAGCTTATGGATATAGAATTAATCTCCACTGATCCTCTTAGGAAGAGTAAATTAATTTCGGCATATCATCTTATAGAAACGGAttataaaataaataacGCCGCAGGAGTACTTCTCACCTGGGCCAACATTAAAAATGAATACAATTCAATTACAAAGCACGATCCCAGGATTTTACACATaattatgaaaatttttactCATAATAAAGCATACagaaaaaacttcaaagaGCTGTTTGATCATCTAACACCTGAATACTACTGTAATAACCCATTAATACTACCTTCAATAATTGACTTTGCAACAAAAACTAACGATTTGATAATGGCTAAAAAAGTAATGAATAATGCCAACAAatatgtttttcaaaaaaattcccAGGTAGTGCTGTTCAGCAAAAGATGCCTTTCCTCCTTACTAAGAATGCATTTAAAATTTAAAGATTCTCAAGGAGTTGATAGAGTTTTGAAGCAAATACTAGAAATTTTTGGTAAGCACTCAGAAGAGAACTTATTTGCCATCATTTCACATCTACTGAGTATCAAGACCTTAGAAAATTTTAACAAAGCAATAAAACTTGTTAATTCTATACCGCAAGAGCGAGCATTATTATCATATGGCGCTATAATAAATAAGATGGTCGAATGGCAAATAGCATcaaatggtaaatttgatcaaaaatcAATGCCTTTAATGAATGAGCTGCTTTCCAAAGCTCATACTCTCGATCCTTATCACAAAAACTCGCTTTGGACAATTGTAGCATCTCtttttattaaaaaaattgttcatcGTAAAAACCTTCAAAAGAAGGTAAATCCAAAAGAGCCTTCTAAAATGATTTTTAATACAACCTGCTTAGATCTCGCAAGACTGATATACAAGAGAAGTAATTCTACTACTTTAAGCGCCTCAAAAACTGACCATAATCCATTCACCAATTCATCACCACAAAGAATCCTTCTTAAATTAacaaacaacaataaaGTGGTTATTTTAAGAAATATAGCATCGAGCGCAATAAAAGGTAAACGCAAAGATATATTCCTCTGGTGCTGCTCAGAACTTTACGAAAACGGTATACCCATCACTGAATTAGTCCTTGGTTGGAACATGATGTTGAAGCACAGATTTAGGTTTACTCAATTTCCAAACAAAAGTATGATAGAGGAAGATTTATCAATAAATGGACTGCcaattatttcaaaagcacTTAAATAGATAACccttttaaaaaaaatagtcATACGCATATTTTTCTGCatatattgattttaaGCTATATCATATGTTTTACATCAGGATCGAAATGAAAGCCTTCTTATTTGGGAGCTGGAAGAGACGGTAAAGATTTTGGAGGTGGTAGggctttttgaaattctctAACAGTAATTTGACATCTAACTTCTTTACAAAGAGGTTTCTTTCTATTTTCAGgaaccttttgaaaaaactgaagGCCTGCACTCCTCTCTAGCGCATCAACAGGTATCTCAAAATCGGTCAACTTTGTTTCATTCGAAATTGGTTTGTTAGGAAGAACAAAGGCTGCAATAGATATACTTTCCGAACTAGGATTCTTGACCGGTTTTTCACCAACAAtcaacttgaaaaaatgggtAGGCACAGCAATATTCGGCGGAGTACCAATGACTTCATAACACACTTTAGTTTTACCATCAACGGGGTCCACTTTTGGTAAATAAAGTGGACCCGTTACAATTCGAACACTATTGTAACTTTCAGTCAACTGTCGACAAAAATACTCTAAATGGGCCCAATAATCTCTATTAAAGCCTTCGCCAACTTGTGGGCACATATTTGTCAAATAGAAAGTTTCGTTCATCGCATTCTGAGAAAATTTGGCATTTGCTGCGGGTGCTTGATGGCCTCTGTCATAACCAGATCTAAAATAATCTCTGAGCCTTCCCCTAAATATTTCTGGTATTTTTTCGTCTTCAATGAAATAGGAGTTTTTCCTATCCCCATTCTTAGCTGCAAGAGATTCTTTCGTTATATGTTCGACCACCCAATGAGGGTTTCTAGTCTGTCTATTGTAACAAGAGATGAATTCTTCTCTACTCTCGACGTCAGCAACGGGCCCTGGAAACCCATACCTAAAAAACTCAGAAGGATTGATATCTGATCCTACTGCGTTTATGGTTCCATTTGGACCTTTAGGAAACCCAACAGTTTGTGAAGACGACGGCGTTTGAACTTGAGATGACGATGGTGAtgattttccaaaaaaaaatgaggcAAAACCAGTACCAATGCCAATACCACTTAATCCGAATGCCACATTTCTAAGACTCATTGACTGCTATAAATTGAGACTTTGTGCCCTATAACCGTCGAAAACATACGTTAAAGCACTATTTACTATtatatattattttgaaaacgaCCGTCGATTGTTATTTTTCATAAACTTAAAGTTCGCGCGCGGCCCAGACTTGGTGAAAATTacatattgaaattgataatcAATTACttaaaacttttcaaagttaaATGTTCTTCCTCGTATCCTTTTCCATTGAAAGTGCTAATTTGAGAACTATTCTCCATAATGTGTCCAATCTTGGTTTTCCGCGACTCTGGCACGAAATTTTGCAGTACTTCTTTGAACACGTTTGAATCAATGCTGATTAGTTCAATCGCACTATCAACAACAAGTTGATCAGCATCACTGGAGGATATGTCACAACATAACAAAGACAAATTCAAACATAGAGCGAACGCTTGTTTCGATTTGTCTGGATTTTCGGCTTTCACTTTCTTCGCGAAGGTCATAACGACTGACATTATACTTCTGCATATCTCTATTGTAGTATCAGCATTTATTCTTCCCTCTACATTCTTCAGAACTTTCTTGAACAAAAACCCACAAATCGGATTCTTATTAATATTCATAACTACATTCCTCAATCCTTCAGTTGCAATCGCATTCGTTTTTAAGGTAAAAATACCAACAACACATACGTTTAcaattctttccaaatccTGTGAAGAGAAGTCAACAAATCCATTGGTTAATAGTATCAGAAGTGTCGTCAACTCGTTTTCTCCATTTATCTTATCAAATAAGGGGGCTTTTACCGCTTCATAAAAAACcttcatcatattcataCAGTGCTTCATTGTTTTTAAATCTGCCGTaatcgatttcaaaaaaggaagTACCAGCGGAACAACAATATCTCTATTCTTGTCCTCATAGATTCTGCCCATTATGTAAAGCATGCATGCATAGAGATCCTCCTTGAACATTTCGTCAAACTTACTCACATTGTTTTCCAGCACAGTAAAAGTATGCCTCAAAAGTCTCAAATCTGTGTCATCTAGTTTCACCATTGGCATGTCTTCGGggtcttcaaaattgtatTTTATAGATGGAATTAAATCAGAAATAGGAATTAGGAGTAACCTCAGTAGCTCGTATAGTTTGTCAATTCCTGGTAAGAATGTTTCATGAGTATTATATTTCTTAGTGTATCCCCCTATCAAGTCATTAATAATATTGACTAGCTCATACTTCTCTTCATTATCGCCCATGACAATCAAACGGTCAAGAATTCCAACAATCTCCGCGTTagcatcatcttcaaatatattatcaaaagagatatggcatttcaatatattATGCATGGCCGGtaaaactttcattttaATTTCGTGGTCATCAAGATGCTTAGCTATATCCTCAAAACACTGAGTAAGTAATACGAACATGAAACTGTCCGCTTCTTCCTCGTTCAGACAACTTGAAATGAGAAAACTATCATTCTCAAGAATCGAACCTAGagcaattgcaaaattcaGCCAAATGCCGTCATAAAGTTCTATCTTCGTACTCCGAGATTCATATAACGAGCTTTTGCAGTCCTCATGAAGCCCCAtctcaatttcaattttttcgtATTTCACCATTACGTATTCTCGTAAAGAGATGATCCATAGGGGAACAAGAATTTCCCAGTATCTCCTCGTGAACTCTAttagtttttcattttgctgCACAAGGGCATTTTGAACAAGCTTAGACCATCCATCCAAGACTGCCAACTCTATCTTCCGCTTTGCCTTCTGAGTTAGTATATGGGTATCTCCAATTTTGATCGAGGAACTTTTATTATTGTAAACTTCTAAAAAGTTTACCATTATATGAGAAACACGATTAGCTCTTTCAAGCGGTGCTATGTTTGATGACAAGAATTCTGCACAAACATTAATGGCAGAAACGACCACGTCTGGTGCACTTTCAGCATCAAATGCGGGCATCAACGCACTAGTAATCTGAGCCTCTTCTATCCCCAAAATCGAATTGTTCGGGTTCTCTGGGTCACTCACTTTGGCCCACTGCTTGAGAAGTAGGCTTAAAATTTCCAAGCCCAGTAATTGCATGGAAACTACTTTACTGACGGACgcttgaaaagaaattttaatTAATTCAGGTAGTCTCTTACTCaacaaattgaataatgatctttttttctgagaTTTGATGCACAAAAGTTTGATAAAAGCAAGAACTGCTTTTTTTGCTCCCCAATGAATACTATCTGATGAAAAGTCAACATGTACCGAGGAAATATTGGTATCCGAGTCCGCAATGGccttttcctcttctccacgaatttctttttcagccGTTTTTCTGATTCCCTTCCTTTGTAATATAGAACTGAATTCTTTGTATAATGAGCTAAAGAGCTTTCTTTCACCcatattaaaaaaaagatacaGCTTATCGAACCATCTTTCGTTCAATTCACAGCTTTGTTCTATCCACGTAAATAAAAAACCAATGACAGCTTCTGAAGTCGGATACAAGTCCAGATATCTCCAACTAGCAATATCTATATCTCGTGTTATCAAGCTTTCTCTTTGTAATCTTATCAATTCCGTAAATAAACCAAAGCAATGAACAGACGACGACAGACTTGAATCGTTAGAGAAAATTTCAGTGCTACCAGTAAATCTGCAATTCACGTATGAAGAACCAAATACAGTAACTATAGCATCATCAATCATAGACTTCGCGCAGGCCATGAAAACCTCATCAGCCACAATACCCTTGAGCTTAAAAGTTGCtaacatttcaaaaattgaaagactAATATTTTGAGCAGTTAAATCGTTAGAAGTTAGACCAGCAATGACGAGATTTCTATACGAGCATAAGGAACTTTCATCAAGCTCAATTATGTTAGGCCCGAGTATTTCTGTCAATGTCTCTGTTATCTGGCCCACGACGATGTGAGAATTAAACTGGTTATTGTAGTTATGCTGCAGAATTGAAGAACAGTAAATTCCATAAGAAGGGTCTGAAGTAACAGATTCAACGGTCCCCAATAATCTAGCAGCTGTTGATGTGTCTATAGAAAAATGTCTCTCCAACAAAATATGCATAGCTTTTAGCGACCAAACGTGAACAACAGGGTGGGGGTCTTGAATCAAAGCAAATATAACTTCATATATTGCGCTgaatgaagaattttgtGCATTATACCTGTATATCGAAACCAGAGAAAGAGCATAGAGAACTCGCTTGTATGGCTCCTCTATATCAACAACGTTTTTAACAAGAATTCTGATCTGAGTAGATACAAATTCCATTCTTTCTGAGCCTGCTTCCCCACAACTTACTGCCATGCATATTAACCCAACACAGTCAGCCTTGATCCTTGTTAAGTAAGAATCTTTATAATACTCAATTTTCTTGAGCGAATCAATTAGAAGTTGACCGACGGACACATCAATACCAAGCTCTTTCTCGACAATAATATTCAGTGCACTGTTGATCGCAACACAAACGTTCGCGGCGACGGCTACATTTCTAAGTGGAGTTGTcagttttgaaaacaatgacaCATTCAAACTTTCTATCACAGAGTACTGtatctttccatttatATAAGGAAAGGTGAGAGAAAAGATTTCCATGGAAGAATCAACAAGCGAGGTTGTGATTTTTGGAGAGTATTCATCCTTAGCCGTATAATGGCCGCGCCCATAGAGCATAATTAAATAGTCGAGAGATAATATTGGTGTTATTGGTTTCGTTATTTCCCTTTCCAATGGATGGTACCAAGAGTCCTTCTTTGAAGGTAAAGCTCCACTCGTTTCCCTGTCACACCTCTGAGGGATTTTAATACTAAGCTCTTGAATTTCAGAGAGAGCTATCTTACTGGATATTCCAAAAGCGAATCCATCATTCAAATGTAAGACAGTTTCCAccgtattttccagaaaaCTTTCTTCCCTGGATGCTTCCTTCAAAGAAGTATTTTTCTCGGTCACACCTATTATATTGTCCAACATTGATTGTGATGCTTCGATATAAAGATTGGGGTCagagaaattttttacAATTAGGATCAGCAGCGAACTGTTAAAAtctcttttgatgaattcaTGCAATCGCAAATATATTTGAAGGATACGGTGCTCGTTTATGAGGAGTGCCTTGTCTATATTAGTAGATTTGAGGTTAATGGAGTGGTTAAAATTAGAGCATTTTATCAgtaaatatgaaatttgCTTGGCTACCTCCTTATCCATTTTTGAGTTACCTAGGTATGTGAGCAGGCAGGTAAGTGCATGATTTCTTATTTCTAGATTTCTATACAACTCATCCTCCTCACGATATCCAAAAGTATGTGTAAGGAGTACTTtccaaaacaaaaaaagctgTGATGACTGCATCGCCAGATATTGCTCATCATTATAATTTACAAGACCAATTAGAAGTATCCAGCATATCAAGCCCTTATAGTATAGAATGGATGAAGTGGATGTAGTGTGGTTCTTTATGAAAGAGGTGGCAAAAATAGTTATCCTCATCACTAGCTCGTATGAAACATAATCTTTGTCTGACTTTTCTATCATGCTCGCAATAATCAGGGCATGTCCATGATTTACAGCGAATGGATACTTTTCAAGTTGCTTAAAACTTTGTTGCAAAGAATCAAGAGAAGATTCAATTGTTTCTGATATTAATTCCGGAAAGTTGGttaaaaaaactttcaatGCTTCATTCGCATGGATACGGATGCAAAATACGTCGCATGTACTCAATTCAGtcaactttcttttgatcTGACTAATGTGGTGTTGTTCATTTccaaaagaggaagaaagcTCTAATAATAAGCGCTTTGCGAGCCCTAATTGTGCTATGTTAAACCATTGACTGTCTGGCTTGGAATTAACAAAGAGCACATTTCCTGCACATTCAgatgttttttcttcattttctgatCCCATAATGTTGAAAAGCATTTGCGTCCTGGAAGAGTCGCCAATTCTGGGTAGCAAGATATCGTGCATAAGGTCAAAATATCTGAGAATCCTGTAGAGTATATGCATaccttcatttttgatctcATCAGTATCAAAAACCTCAAGGGCCAATGTTCTGAAAGCCACGAGATAACTAGACCCATCAAGAAACGTACAATCAGTTGTCGAACATAATCCATAAAAATGTATTATTGACTCAAATGTACCCACTTGTATGTCTCTTGAGGCACAGTTTTTAAAAATCCTTGCATAAAGGGTccatatttctttcaaagaaatgattttcTTGACATAGTAATAATCAAAAAGTATTTCAGCAAGTGATTTTGCGGTACTGGGTCGCGTTCTATCATTAGTGAAACCATAAGAGCCTAATTCTCCTTCTGAATATCTCATATAAATGGCAGCAGATAGATCTGTAACGTGACTTTTAATGAAAGACTCCTCTCTAAAGTGCATTGACCACAGTTCCATAACAGCAGACACAAAATTTACAGGAAAATCGAGTTTATCTGAATAAAATCCTTCGAACATGTTTTTCGAAATTTtagagaattttgaaaagtaatTCGTGAAAAATTCTGCCTGATTGCCATTTCTAACCATTACATTGACAAGTTGTATCAGGGAAGTCATGAATGTGGCATGCATATATTTACTTTTCTCCAacacttttttcaagttcttAAATATTGTACCAAATAAAAGAGGAACTAGGGACGAAAATTGGTTACCGAAGACTTCGAAAAGCTGGATCAGTACAATACAAGCAACTTCCTTCGCCGCCGAATATCtgtacatttttttcttgcttggctttttcctcttcttcctaTCCTCTCCATTCTCTTTGTTCTCATTATCTATAGACACATCGTCCTCAGACAGAACTTTTATCATTAATTCTGCTGAATCAAAGATTTTCTCTGATTGTTCCTTTTCCAAGTGTTTCAAGCAGATCAGATGCAATTGAGACAATCTCATCCAAATAAAATGGGATTCTATGACACTTAAATCTTCCAGATCTGAAAGGTACCTAATAAAGAGACAAATCTGATCTGCTATATCTGCTGCAATCTTCATTTGTGCTGACCCATCATCTGTCGATTCGAATTGAACCGctatttgaatttttaaGGTAACCCAATTAAGCAGATCATGTCTCTTTGTAGTGGATGAATTAACTATTTCAATAAGTGACATCTACTTACACTGATACTACACCTTCCAGTACAGTATATTATGTACGTACTCAACTTCTGATTAAGGCGCTCCTCAAATTGAAGAGTATTCGATATTAATTGTAATCTTCGTAACTTTAACGTCGCACTTAATAACAATATCACTACTATTTATCACATTCTACGTTAAAAACAAAGAGTAACCTTCTTCCTCCATATTCCTAACTGATAAGTATCTAGGAGTTAAAATCAATATACAAAGCAAGGCAGCATCGTCTAAGAATTATGAAGAGTATATAATTCTGAAGTATGAATTttagttttgaaaaaaaaaattaaaaatgcGCAAGCCCGGAATCGAACCGGGGGCCCAACGATGGCAACGTTGGATTTTACCACTAAACCACTTGCGCCCTTTTATTACgtaaacaaaagaaattttacaTTAATTACTGAATTTACGTGATCAtactcaaaatatttgatgtaTTTTTTCGTTGAGCTCTAATTCAATTAACTGAATAACCTATAGATGACTGCTCGGAGTTATCCTAGTGCTTATCCCTAGTAATACTCCTGTGGCGACTTTCCTCTGCTTGTAATAAACTAAAGCAATAAAAAGCTTATAGTAATATATAATGTAATCTGATtaaattcttcttgttgaaatatatatcgatattgtaagatatattaaagagatgacttataagcatcagaaataagacaattggtccgtaaaacaaaataaacgaagtcagatgaagccctaacagaatgtcaatcgatactggaaagatatcggatgataatctatcacgagacgtttacaactcaggagtctggctacgaaggagtctatggcatggaacatgaaataacagttgtactgtggattctatgggactagaaatggtgtgatgacgatgaaaattcttcactcgtcgtcctctcttatggttcaacaagtgcaaaatgttaggtataaatactgacatattttccagatattaatccaagttcattcagttttatttcacttcatgatataggaaaccaaggaattatatatctctataattgaatatcatagtattatcatcaatgtctaaccaagttactatcgacaacggcgaagaaaacattctttctacATAGTTTTCTCTATATACTTTAGAAATTCACGACATCGAATCATAGTAGCATGCACTATCGCTTGTAAGAATAAGCCCCAGATGATCGTTTTACTGTCCTAAGTGTTTTTTAAACCATTTCCGTAACTCTCCACGACCTacttttatctttttttaccattttctCTGAAACTTAATTTTAGTTACctaaaaataaaaaagtgTCCGTATAATATGCTATAAATCTATGACAAACTATAATCATCATTTGGTTTTGGGAAAAAGGAAGTCAGTTCAAAGTCCGGCAGAATGTTACTGATCGGTATATCAAAATCCATCAATAATTGATCCAAGAGCTCATCAGTGATACCAGGTGGGTCCGAGGTGGATGATGAAACTGGAACATGTTCCTTGATCGGGGGTTGAATTTGCCTGATTGATATCATTTCCCTTTCTTGATCATGCGCATTTTGTGCATTTAAATTTGCCATAACTCTAAGATAAGCGTCTGtggtttttttgttgaattCCTTAAAAATAGAATTCAATGCGATAAAAGAGCGTTGACCAGCAGAAGttgaatctttcaattttaatAAATTTCGTATCCCAAGATCacaattcttttcaacaatgCTATCCTTCTTGGCAATTAGACCCAAATTAATTTGGTGTTGGTAAAACATCAGACAAGTCacactgaaaaaaatggtatgAATGGAAAACCAATAGCTGCCGCTCAATAAATTGTTTTCGATCATTTGATTGGAAAGATCTATAACTTCATGTGCTACTCGAATAcaattttttgccattgaaTGTTGAAATTCGTAAATTGATGACTTTCCTGCATCGATGGAAATATAGTGAATAAACGGTTTGTGCAGTATAATCTTTGTCAAAAGGTAGTCCAGATATAATAGTCTATTAGGTTTGTAGTAGTAGTCTTTTGTTTTCTCATCGTAAAATCCGTAACTTGGATGCAATTGAACTGGTAACTTCAAAAGCCATTGATCTAattgttcttgaaaattgataatCTTCATGTAAGTCTTTTCATCCCACTTTAAAACTGGATACAAGCTCTCGTGGATACG belongs to Zygotorulaspora mrakii chromosome 1, complete sequence and includes:
- the CBP1 gene encoding Cbp1p (similar to Saccharomyces cerevisiae CBP1 (YJL209W); ancestral locus Anc_1.125) is translated as MSLRYHSITKSFLFTSSIRTYSNLPTGYTKPHALLLKLITEDLPLTSESKKYFREYWRKIIPENQILPENTLLNTIPIKTFATFIQNYKKKSSTVRAAYRKELLLNYIKNPENVRSLLTNLGFTFKENFTSDEILSISIMDSLRTGDVNIAADLYLLYYKLFPNAPLNKKLCSYVISALAFENPKFDHIHLLKFLLLYKLFKSYNTHLLLSEIQIVTLCNKALSLENSPILIKEVLSKLMDIELISTDPLRKSKLISAYHLIETDYKINNAAGVLLTWANIKNEYNSITKHDPRILHIIMKIFTHNKAYRKNFKELFDHLTPEYYCNNPLILPSIIDFATKTNDLIMAKKVMNNANKYVFQKNSQVVLFSKRCLSSLLRMHLKFKDSQGVDRVLKQILEIFGKHSEENLFAIISHLLSIKTLENFNKAIKLVNSIPQERALLSYGAIINKMVEWQIASNGKFDQKSMPLMNELLSKAHTLDPYHKNSLWTIVASLFIKKIVHRKNLQKKVNPKEPSKMIFNTTCLDLARLIYKRSNSTTLSASKTDHNPFTNSSPQRILLKLTNNNKVVILRNIASSAIKGKRKDIFLWCCSELYENGIPITELVLGWNMMLKHRFRFTQFPNKSMIEEDLSINGLPIISKALK
- the NUC1 gene encoding ribonuclease (similar to Saccharomyces cerevisiae NUC1 (YJL208C); ancestral locus Anc_1.126) encodes the protein MSLRNVAFGLSGIGIGTGFASFFFGKSSPSSSQVQTPSSSQTVGFPKGPNGTINAVGSDINPSEFFRYGFPGPVADVESREEFISCYNRQTRNPHWVVEHITKESLAAKNGDRKNSYFIEDEKIPEIFRGRLRDYFRSGYDRGHQAPAANAKFSQNAMNETFYLTNMCPQVGEGFNRDYWAHLEYFCRQLTESYNSVRIVTGPLYLPKVDPVDGKTKVCYEVIGTPPNIAVPTHFFKLIVGEKPVKNPSSESISIAAFVLPNKPISNETKLTDFEIPVDALERSAGLQFFQKVPENRKKPLCKEVRCQITVREFQKALPPPKSLPSLPAPK
- the LAA1 gene encoding AP-1 complex accessory protein LAA1 (similar to Saccharomyces cerevisiae LAA1 (YJL207C); ancestral locus Anc_1.127), translated to MSLIEIVNSSTTKRHDLLNWVTLKIQIAVQFESTDDGSAQMKIAADIADQICLFIRYLSDLEDLSVIESHFIWMRLSQLHLICLKHLEKEQSEKIFDSAELMIKVLSEDDVSIDNENKENGEDRKKRKKPSKKKMYRYSAAKEVACIVLIQLFEVFGNQFSSLVPLLFGTIFKNLKKVLEKSKYMHATFMTSLIQLVNVMVRNGNQAEFFTNYFSKFSKISKNMFEGFYSDKLDFPVNFVSAVMELWSMHFREESFIKSHVTDLSAAIYMRYSEGELGSYGFTNDRTRPSTAKSLAEILFDYYYVKKIISLKEIWTLYARIFKNCASRDIQVGTFESIIHFYGLCSTTDCTFLDGSSYLVAFRTLALEVFDTDEIKNEGMHILYRILRYFDLMHDILLPRIGDSSRTQMLFNIMGSENEEKTSECAGNVLFVNSKPDSQWFNIAQLGLAKRLLLELSSSFGNEQHHISQIKRKLTELSTCDVFCIRIHANEALKVFLTNFPELISETIESSLDSLQQSFKQLEKYPFAVNHGHALIIASMIEKSDKDYVSYELVMRITIFATSFIKNHTTSTSSILYYKGLICWILLIGLVNYNDEQYLAMQSSQLFLFWKVLLTHTFGYREEDELYRNLEIRNHALTCLLTYLGNSKMDKEVAKQISYLLIKCSNFNHSINLKSTNIDKALLINEHRILQIYLRLHEFIKRDFNSSLLILIVKNFSDPNLYIEASQSMLDNIIGVTEKNTSLKEASREESFLENTVETVLHLNDGFAFGISSKIALSEIQELSIKIPQRCDRETSGALPSKKDSWYHPLEREITKPITPILSLDYLIMLYGRGHYTAKDEYSPKITTSLVDSSMEIFSLTFPYINGKIQYSVIESLNVSLFSKLTTPLRNVAVAANVCVAINSALNIIVEKELGIDVSVGQLLIDSLKKIEYYKDSYLTRIKADCVGLICMAVSCGEAGSERMEFVSTQIRILVKNVVDIEEPYKRVLYALSLVSIYRYNAQNSSFSAIYEVIFALIQDPHPVVHVWSLKAMHILLERHFSIDTSTAARLLGTVESVTSDPSYGIYCSSILQHNYNNQFNSHIVVGQITETLTEILGPNIIELDESSLCSYRNLVIAGLTSNDLTAQNISLSIFEMLATFKLKGIVADEVFMACAKSMIDDAIVTVFGSSYVNCRFTGSTEIFSNDSSLSSSVHCFGLFTELIRLQRESLITRDIDIASWRYLDLYPTSEAVIGFLFTWIEQSCELNERWFDKLYLFFNMGERKLFSSLYKEFSSILQRKGIRKTAEKEIRGEEEKAIADSDTNISSVHVDFSSDSIHWGAKKAVLAFIKLLCIKSQKKRSLFNLLSKRLPELIKISFQASVSKVVSMQLLGLEILSLLLKQWAKVSDPENPNNSILGIEEAQITSALMPAFDAESAPDVVVSAINVCAEFLSSNIAPLERANRVSHIMVNFLEVYNNKSSSIKIGDTHILTQKAKRKIELAVLDGWSKLVQNALVQQNEKLIEFTRRYWEILVPLWIISLREYVMVKYEKIEIEMGLHEDCKSSLYESRSTKIELYDGIWLNFAIALGSILENDSFLISSCLNEEEADSFMFVLLTQCFEDIAKHLDDHEIKMKVLPAMHNILKCHISFDNIFEDDANAEIVGILDRLIVMGDNEEKYELVNIINDLIGGYTKKYNTHETFLPGIDKLYELLRLLLIPISDLIPSIKYNFEDPEDMPMVKLDDTDLRLLRHTFTVLENNVSKFDEMFKEDLYACMLYIMGRIYEDKNRDIVVPLVLPFLKSITADLKTMKHCMNMMKVFYEAVKAPLFDKINGENELTTLLILLTNGFVDFSSQDLERIVNVCVVGIFTLKTNAIATEGLRNVVMNINKNPICGFLFKKVLKNVEGRINADTTIEICRSIMSVVMTFAKKVKAENPDKSKQAFALCLNLSLLCCDISSSDADQLVVDSAIELISIDSNVFKEVLQNFVPESRKTKIGHIMENSSQISTFNGKGYEEEHLTLKSFK